The uncultured Trichococcus sp. DNA window AAGGAAACACTGTTACTTTCACTCGTCCTAACGAAGATAAATTCACTAAATCCATTCACGGTACTACACGCGCGTTGTTCAACAACATGGTTGTAGGTGTATCTGAAGGATTTGCGAAAGAATTGGACTTAGTAGGGGTTGGGTACCGTGCTCAATTACAAGGCAAAAAGCTTGTATTGAACGTAGGATATTCTCATCCAGTGGAATTCACACCTGAAGACGGTATTGAAGTGGAAGTACCAACTAACACTAAAATCATCGTTAAAGGTTACGATAAAGCTAAAGTTGGCGCTTTGGCAGCTAACATCCGCGGCGTACGCCCACCAGAGCCTTACAAAGGTAAAGGTATCAAATACGTTAACGAAATCATCCGTCGTAAAGAAGGTAAGACAGGTAAATAATAGTCCGCTATTATTACTTGCTTCCTGAACGGCCCAACAAAATTAAAATAAAGAGGTGACAATTGTGATTACTAAACCAGATAAAAACAAAGTGCGCCAAGCTAGACACGCACGTGTAAGAAGAAAAATCTCTGGTACTGCAGAGTGCCCACGCTTGAACGTTTTTCGTTCCAACAAAAACATCTACGCTCAATTAATTGATGACGTAGCGGGTGTGACGCTAGCAAGTGCCTCTACAAAAGAATCAGAAATCGCAAAAGGTACTAAAACTGAAGCTGCTGCTGCAGTCGGAAAACTAATTGCTGAACGTTCTGTTGCTAAAGGTATCAAAAAAGTAGTCTTTGACCGTGGTGGCTATCTGTACCATGGTCGTGTGCAGGCTTTGGCTGAAGCTGCTCGCGAAAATGGACTAGATTTCTAGGAAAAGGAGGATAACCACACATGGTTTATGTTGACCCAGCTCATATTGAATTAGAAGATCGCGTTGTTGCAATCAATCGTGTAACAAAAGTTGTTAAAGGTGGACGTCGTCTGCGTTTTGCTGCTTTAGTTGTTGTAGGAGACAGAAACGGACATGTAGGATTCGGTACTGGTAAAGCAGCCGAGGTTCCAGAAGCTATTCGTAAAGCTATCGAAAGTGCTAAAAAGAGCCTTATTGAAGTTCCAATGTCTGAATCAACAATCCCTCACCAAGTTATCGGAACTTTCTGTGGCGGAAACGTAATGTTGAAACCTGCTAAATCCGGT harbors:
- the rpsE gene encoding 30S ribosomal protein S5, giving the protein MVYVDPAHIELEDRVVAINRVTKVVKGGRRLRFAALVVVGDRNGHVGFGTGKAAEVPEAIRKAIESAKKSLIEVPMSESTIPHQVIGTFCGGNVMLKPAKSGSGVSAGGPVRAVVELAGIADITSKSLGSNTPINMVRATIDGLKQLKNAEDVAKLRGKSVEELLG
- the rplF gene encoding 50S ribosomal protein L6, which codes for MSRIGNKAIEIPAGVTVTQQGNTVTVKGPKGELTSTFNEMIGINIEGNTVTFTRPNEDKFTKSIHGTTRALFNNMVVGVSEGFAKELDLVGVGYRAQLQGKKLVLNVGYSHPVEFTPEDGIEVEVPTNTKIIVKGYDKAKVGALAANIRGVRPPEPYKGKGIKYVNEIIRRKEGKTGK
- the rplR gene encoding 50S ribosomal protein L18 — its product is MITKPDKNKVRQARHARVRRKISGTAECPRLNVFRSNKNIYAQLIDDVAGVTLASASTKESEIAKGTKTEAAAAVGKLIAERSVAKGIKKVVFDRGGYLYHGRVQALAEAARENGLDF